A single genomic interval of Lactococcus sp. S-13 harbors:
- the murG gene encoding undecaprenyldiphospho-muramoylpentapeptide beta-N-acetylglucosaminyltransferase has protein sequence MRIIITGGGTGGHIYPALAFLKHLKQKESDVEVLYIGTQKGLESKIVPRAGINLKTVDIQGLRRSLSLQNLKTAYKFFTSVADAKKIMKEFQPDVVLGTGGYVAGPVVYAASQLKIPTIIHEGNSFPGITNRFLAKRVDRIAVGFHAAEQYFPAEKTTFTGNPRAQEVADAAAQVQKSAQPTVVIFGGSRGALTLNKAFIEALPELAKCPFKTIYASGEIYYDDYKAIFEQYKDSENLDIRPYINNMTELLAQSHLFLGRSGSTTIAEVTGLGLPAIYVPSPNVTADQQTKNAQEYVEQGAAQIVKDEELTGERLVQAISDILENPQRYEEMHTASLKSGVPDASERLYQLVKEISR, from the coding sequence ATGCGAATCATTATCACAGGTGGCGGAACTGGCGGCCATATCTATCCAGCACTAGCTTTTCTGAAGCATCTTAAACAAAAAGAAAGTGACGTAGAAGTTCTGTATATCGGCACTCAAAAAGGCTTGGAATCAAAAATTGTCCCACGAGCTGGAATCAATTTGAAAACGGTGGATATTCAAGGGCTACGTCGATCTTTGAGTTTACAAAATTTGAAGACAGCCTATAAATTTTTTACCTCTGTTGCGGACGCTAAAAAAATCATGAAGGAATTTCAACCAGATGTGGTGTTGGGAACAGGTGGTTATGTAGCTGGTCCGGTTGTTTATGCGGCTTCTCAGCTTAAAATTCCAACGATTATTCATGAGGGAAATTCATTTCCTGGGATTACTAACCGTTTTTTGGCGAAAAGAGTGGATCGCATTGCAGTTGGTTTCCATGCGGCTGAGCAATATTTTCCTGCAGAAAAAACGACATTTACAGGGAATCCACGGGCACAAGAAGTGGCAGATGCTGCTGCCCAAGTTCAAAAATCTGCGCAACCAACAGTCGTTATCTTCGGTGGCTCTCGCGGTGCTTTGACCTTAAACAAGGCTTTTATCGAAGCCTTACCAGAGCTTGCCAAATGTCCATTTAAGACAATTTATGCTTCTGGTGAGATTTATTATGATGATTATAAGGCTATTTTTGAGCAATATAAGGATTCAGAAAATCTCGATATCCGTCCTTACATCAACAATATGACCGAACTTTTGGCACAAAGTCACCTCTTTTTGGGGCGGTCAGGTTCAACAACGATTGCCGAAGTGACGGGCCTTGGCTTGCCAGCAATCTATGTGCCGAGTCCTAATGTGACAGCAGACCAACAAACCAAAAATGCTCAAGAATATGTTGAGCAGGGCGCAGCTCAGATTGTTAAAGATGAAGAGTTAACTGGTGAGCGTCTGGTGCAAGCTATTTCTGATATTTTGGAAAACCCACAACGATATGAAGAAATGCACACGGCGAGTCTAAAATCTGGAGTTCCAGATGCCAGCGAGCGTCTTTATCAGCTTGTGAAAGAAATAAGTCGATGA
- a CDS encoding IS6 family transposase, translating to MNHFKGKQFQKDVIIVAVGYYLRYNLSYREVQELLYDRGINVCHTTIYRWVQEYSKVLYHLWKKKNRQSFYSWKMDETYIKIKGRWHYLYRAIDADGLTLDIWLRKKRDTQAAYAFLKRLHKQFGQPRVIVTDKAPSIGSAFRKLQRNGLYTKTEHRTVKYLNNLIEQDHRPVKRRNKFYRSLRTASTTIKGMETIRGIYKKNRRNGTLFGFSVSTEIKILMGITA from the coding sequence ATGAATCATTTTAAGGGCAAACAATTCCAAAAAGATGTGATTATTGTCGCAGTAGGTTACTACCTCCGTTACAATCTGAGCTATCGTGAAGTTCAGGAATTGCTTTATGACCGTGGAATAAATGTTTGTCACACTACGATTTATCGTTGGGTTCAAGAATACAGTAAAGTGCTCTATCATCTCTGGAAAAAGAAAAATAGACAGTCCTTCTATTCGTGGAAAATGGATGAAACCTATATTAAAATCAAAGGTCGTTGGCATTATCTCTATCGAGCAATTGATGCGGACGGTTTAACCTTAGATATCTGGTTACGAAAGAAACGAGACACGCAGGCGGCGTATGCTTTCTTAAAAAGGCTCCATAAACAGTTTGGACAACCTAGAGTCATCGTAACTGATAAAGCACCCTCTATTGGCTCTGCATTTAGAAAGTTACAGAGAAATGGGTTATACACCAAAACAGAGCATCGAACCGTGAAATATCTCAATAACTTAATTGAGCAAGATCATAGACCAGTCAAACGTCGCAATAAATTTTATCGAAGTCTCCGGACTGCCTCAACCACGATTAAGGGCATGGAGACCATTCGAGGAATATACAAAAAGAACCGAAGAAATGGAACGCTCTTCGGCTTTTCGGTCTCTACTGAAATAAAAATTTTAATGGGAATAACAGCTTAA
- a CDS encoding ammonium transporter has product MDTGSIAFILICAALVFLMTPALAFFYGGLGRRKNVLNTMMMSLAPLALASILWVIIGFSFSFSGSGSWIGNFDHLFMNGVDMAKNSLFPANHIPDGLFSGFQMMFSLITVALITGSVVGRMRFTPLLIFMGAWLIFVYYPLAHMVWGGGFLAQIHAIDFAGGDVVHISSGVTGLVLALVLGKRRDYERLDYRPHNIPFVVLGAGLLWFGWFGFNAGSALAANGVAINAFMTTNTAAAAAMFSWMMIEKVMIGKPSVVGACSGAVVGLVAITPGAGFVSLWSSIIIGLLVSPLSYFMISVVKKKLGYDDALDAFGCHGIGGMFGGIMTGIFTTPALALDKNYAGLIYGSGRLLLANVSAIIFTIIFTALVSWVIIKVIALFMPIRVGDRAEAIGLDDSEHEETAYPTFLGLDS; this is encoded by the coding sequence ATGGATACAGGATCGATTGCATTTATTTTAATTTGTGCAGCGCTAGTTTTTTTGATGACGCCTGCGCTGGCATTTTTCTATGGTGGTCTAGGGCGGCGTAAAAACGTCTTGAATACGATGATGATGTCATTGGCACCCTTGGCACTAGCTTCTATTTTATGGGTCATTATTGGATTTTCATTCTCATTTTCGGGAAGTGGAAGTTGGATTGGAAATTTTGATCATCTCTTTATGAATGGTGTGGATATGGCTAAAAATTCACTTTTTCCAGCTAATCACATTCCTGATGGACTTTTTAGTGGTTTTCAGATGATGTTTTCACTTATTACAGTGGCTTTGATTACAGGTTCTGTGGTGGGAAGGATGCGATTTACTCCGCTTTTGATTTTTATGGGTGCTTGGTTGATTTTTGTTTATTATCCGTTGGCCCACATGGTTTGGGGTGGAGGTTTCCTTGCTCAAATTCATGCGATTGACTTTGCTGGCGGGGATGTTGTCCATATTTCTAGTGGGGTGACGGGGCTTGTTCTGGCTTTGGTGCTTGGAAAACGTCGAGACTATGAACGCTTAGATTATCGTCCACATAATATTCCGTTTGTTGTTTTAGGTGCTGGATTATTGTGGTTTGGTTGGTTTGGCTTTAATGCTGGTTCGGCACTTGCGGCTAATGGTGTAGCAATCAATGCTTTTATGACTACAAATACAGCTGCAGCAGCGGCAATGTTCTCATGGATGATGATTGAAAAAGTGATGATAGGCAAACCATCGGTGGTTGGTGCTTGTTCTGGTGCAGTTGTTGGTCTAGTAGCAATTACACCAGGTGCTGGGTTTGTGTCATTATGGTCATCAATCATCATCGGTTTGTTGGTGAGTCCTTTGTCATATTTCATGATTTCTGTGGTTAAAAAGAAATTGGGCTATGATGATGCTTTGGATGCTTTTGGTTGTCACGGAATAGGCGGGATGTTTGGTGGAATTATGACAGGGATTTTCACGACACCGGCTTTGGCTCTGGATAAAAATTATGCAGGCTTGATTTATGGTTCTGGTAGATTGCTCTTGGCCAATGTATCGGCAATTATTTTTACAATTATTTTTACGGCACTTGTGAGTTGGGTGATTATTAAGGTGATTGCACTCTTTATGCCAATTCGAGTGGGTGACCGTGCTGAGGCAATTGGGCTTGATGATAGTGAGCATGAGGAAACGGCTTATCCAACTTTCTTGGGACTGGACTCTTGA
- the obgE gene encoding GTPase ObgE, with amino-acid sequence MALFLDTARIEVKAGKGGDGAVAFRREKYVPDGGPAGGDGGKGGSVIFKVDEGMSTLMDFRYNRIFRGKPGEKGMNKSMHGRGAEDLIVRVPQGTTVKDNETGDVLVDLIDKGQEFVVAKGGRGGRGNIRFATPRNPAPEVAENGEPGEDKILLLELRVLADVGLVGFPSVGKSTLLSVVSNARPKIGAYHFTTITPNIGMVQVGYGDSFVMADMPGLIQGAHSGAGLGIQFLRHIERTRVLLHVLDMSDLEAEERDAYSDYKTINDELESYNLRLMERPQIIVANKMDMPGAAERLAEFKEKLAADLADGQEMPEIFEVSGLTKTGLQGLLARTSELLAQTPEFLLYDESELADEAAYYGFEEEEKPFQVSREDDGGWRLSGEKIEKLFIMTNFDHDESVMKFARQMRAMGVDETLRSMGARDGDYVRIRKFEFEFVD; translated from the coding sequence ATGGCTTTGTTTTTAGATACAGCACGAATTGAAGTAAAAGCGGGGAAAGGTGGCGATGGCGCTGTTGCTTTCCGCCGGGAAAAATACGTTCCAGATGGTGGCCCTGCTGGTGGTGATGGTGGTAAAGGGGGTTCTGTCATTTTTAAGGTTGATGAAGGAATGTCAACTTTGATGGATTTCCGTTACAATCGTATTTTCCGTGGGAAACCAGGGGAAAAAGGTATGAACAAAAGTATGCACGGTCGTGGGGCTGAGGATTTGATTGTTCGTGTACCACAAGGAACAACGGTTAAAGATAATGAAACAGGCGATGTTCTGGTGGACTTGATTGACAAAGGGCAAGAATTTGTGGTCGCTAAAGGCGGTCGCGGTGGTCGTGGAAATATTCGTTTTGCGACACCGAGAAATCCTGCACCAGAAGTGGCTGAAAATGGAGAACCTGGTGAGGATAAAATCTTGCTTTTGGAACTTCGTGTGCTTGCTGACGTTGGTTTGGTTGGTTTTCCATCTGTCGGAAAATCGACTTTACTTTCAGTAGTGTCGAATGCTCGTCCAAAAATCGGAGCTTATCATTTCACAACCATTACGCCAAATATCGGTATGGTTCAAGTGGGTTATGGGGACAGTTTCGTTATGGCAGATATGCCTGGCTTGATCCAAGGGGCGCACTCTGGTGCGGGGCTTGGAATTCAATTCTTACGTCATATTGAGCGTACGCGGGTCTTGCTCCATGTGTTGGATATGTCTGACTTGGAAGCTGAGGAACGTGATGCTTATAGCGATTACAAGACCATCAATGATGAGTTAGAGTCTTATAACTTGCGCTTGATGGAACGTCCACAAATCATTGTTGCTAACAAGATGGATATGCCAGGTGCTGCAGAGCGATTGGCTGAATTTAAAGAAAAATTGGCGGCTGATTTAGCTGACGGTCAAGAAATGCCTGAAATTTTTGAAGTTTCTGGTTTGACCAAAACGGGACTGCAAGGCTTGCTTGCCCGGACAAGCGAATTGCTTGCTCAAACACCAGAATTCTTGCTTTATGACGAATCTGAATTGGCGGATGAGGCAGCTTATTATGGCTTTGAAGAAGAAGAAAAACCTTTCCAAGTGTCGCGTGAAGATGATGGCGGTTGGCGTTTGTCTGGTGAGAAGATTGAAAAACTCTTTATCATGACGAACTTTGATCATGATGAATCAGTGATGAAATTTGCTCGTCAAATGCGGGCAATGGGTGTTGATGAAACCTTGCGTTCAATGGGCGCGCGTGATGGCGATTACGTGCGAATCCGTAAGTTTGAATTTGAATTTGTAGACTAA
- a CDS encoding P-II family nitrogen regulator produces MKKIEAIIRTDKLEDLKRALADNGLVHGMTVSQVLGYGEQKGFTEYVRGQRIETTLLSKIKIEIVSIDEKVNEIVEVITQAVQTGEVGDGKIFIQPVERVVRIRTGEEDAQAL; encoded by the coding sequence ATGAAAAAAATAGAAGCGATTATTCGCACGGATAAATTGGAAGATTTAAAAAGGGCTCTGGCAGATAATGGTTTGGTGCACGGGATGACGGTTTCGCAGGTTTTGGGCTATGGGGAGCAGAAGGGGTTTACGGAGTATGTCCGTGGACAACGGATTGAAACGACGCTGCTTTCTAAAATAAAAATAGAAATTGTATCCATTGATGAGAAAGTTAATGAGATTGTTGAGGTGATTACGCAAGCTGTGCAAACGGGTGAGGTTGGTGATGGTAAAATTTTCATTCAACCTGTGGAACGAGTAGTTCGGATTCGGACAGGGGAAGAAGACGCTCAAGCCCTCTAA
- the queA gene encoding tRNA preQ1(34) S-adenosylmethionine ribosyltransferase-isomerase QueA, whose translation MNINDFDFDLPETLIAQTPLEKRSESRLLALDPKTHELQDKHFYNIIDELEAGDALVLNNTRVLPARLHGERAETGGHIELLLLKDMGENRWETLAKPARKMKIGEEVVFGDGRLKAVVVEILEHGGRIVEFKYDGIFLEILESLGEMPLPPYIHEQLEDQERYQTVFAKENGSAAAPTAGLHYTPELLAKIAEKGVKIVELTLHVGLGTFRPVSVDNVDEHHMHSEFYQLSEAAAQTLREVKAAGHKVVACGTTSIRTLETIGSKFDGDIQADSGWTDIFIKPGYEWKVVDAFNTNFHLPKSTLVMLVAAFAGRDFVLEAYQHAIDEQYRFFSFGDAMFVRPKK comes from the coding sequence ATGAATATAAATGATTTTGATTTTGATTTACCTGAAACATTGATTGCGCAAACGCCTTTGGAAAAGCGCTCGGAGTCACGACTTTTGGCGCTTGATCCAAAGACACATGAATTGCAAGATAAGCATTTTTACAATATTATTGATGAGCTTGAGGCGGGAGATGCGTTGGTTTTGAATAATACGCGTGTTTTGCCTGCGCGTTTACACGGAGAACGTGCTGAAACTGGCGGTCATATTGAGCTTTTGTTGCTCAAAGATATGGGCGAAAATCGCTGGGAGACTCTGGCAAAACCTGCGCGTAAAATGAAAATTGGCGAGGAAGTTGTTTTTGGTGACGGACGTCTGAAGGCTGTGGTTGTCGAGATTTTGGAGCATGGTGGACGAATTGTTGAATTTAAATATGACGGAATCTTCCTTGAAATTTTGGAATCTTTGGGCGAAATGCCTTTGCCTCCTTATATCCACGAGCAGCTTGAAGATCAAGAACGTTATCAAACGGTTTTTGCTAAGGAAAATGGCTCTGCAGCAGCTCCTACGGCTGGTTTGCATTATACGCCTGAGCTTCTTGCAAAAATTGCTGAAAAAGGAGTGAAAATTGTTGAGTTGACGTTGCACGTGGGCTTGGGAACTTTCCGTCCGGTCAGTGTCGATAATGTTGATGAACATCATATGCACAGCGAATTTTACCAACTTTCTGAGGCGGCAGCTCAAACCCTCCGCGAAGTTAAGGCAGCTGGGCATAAGGTGGTGGCTTGTGGAACGACGTCAATTCGTACCCTTGAAACCATCGGAAGCAAGTTTGATGGGGATATTCAAGCGGATTCTGGTTGGACAGATATTTTCATCAAGCCAGGCTATGAGTGGAAAGTCGTTGATGCTTTTAACACAAACTTCCATTTGCCAAAGTCAACTTTGGTCATGCTGGTCGCGGCTTTTGCGGGACGTGATTTTGTGCTTGAAGCTTACCAACACGCGATTGATGAGCAATATCGCTTCTTTAGTTTTGGTGATGCCATGTTCGTTCGCCCTAAAAAGTAA
- a CDS encoding phage portal protein, whose translation MATNILLSNDPSTIASGIKRAIANDLKDDKKKRAKEGVDYYNYKHDILDNRIFYIDDNNNLKEDKYATNIKIPNAFLNELIDQKVQYLLSNPVEIECDDEQLVKYLKDYYDEDFQLFLNDLLTNGSQKGFEYVYPRTTPQDVIVFQVLDGLKIIPIYDDMNVVQRVLRYYSNDILKDGKVVTIKTAELYDDKQVMTFEASEKDDYKFIGSQPHILGTNGEEIGGRSYNTIPLYRYQNNQQERTDLEPIKALIDDYDLMNSYLSNNLQSFSDAIYVVRGFDGDSLDKLQVNLRNKKVVGVGDDGGVDVKVVNIPVEGRKTKMEIDSENIYRFGFGFDSSQVGDGNVTNVVIKSRYTRLDMKANKTEVRLRAFLKWSLDLVIADINRKNGTSFTSNQVEFVITREMMVNENDLATNEKTKADTKVSNVNAILAAAPVIGDDDTLQLICEEFELDWEEVKGKLSTSDYKDVTQGTEPPEE comes from the coding sequence ATGGCTACGAACATTTTACTAAGCAATGACCCTTCTACTATCGCAAGTGGAATTAAGCGAGCGATTGCTAATGATTTGAAGGATGATAAAAAGAAGCGTGCCAAAGAAGGCGTTGATTATTATAATTATAAGCATGACATTTTAGACAATCGAATCTTTTACATTGACGATAATAACAATTTAAAAGAAGACAAGTACGCTACAAATATCAAAATTCCCAATGCTTTTTTGAATGAATTGATTGACCAGAAAGTTCAATATCTTTTATCGAATCCGGTTGAGATTGAATGTGATGACGAGCAATTGGTTAAATATCTAAAGGATTATTACGACGAGGATTTCCAACTTTTCTTAAATGATTTACTAACCAATGGAAGTCAAAAAGGCTTTGAATACGTCTATCCTCGGACGACTCCACAAGATGTTATTGTGTTTCAAGTCCTGGATGGTTTGAAAATCATTCCGATTTACGATGATATGAACGTTGTTCAGCGTGTTTTAAGATATTATTCTAATGACATTCTCAAAGACGGCAAGGTGGTTACTATCAAGACTGCCGAACTTTATGATGATAAACAAGTCATGACTTTCGAAGCTTCCGAAAAAGATGATTATAAATTCATCGGTTCGCAGCCTCATATTCTTGGAACGAATGGAGAGGAGATTGGCGGTCGCTCTTACAACACAATCCCACTCTATCGCTATCAGAACAACCAACAGGAACGAACAGATTTAGAACCAATCAAAGCGCTTATTGATGACTACGACTTGATGAACTCTTACCTATCAAATAATTTACAGTCTTTCTCTGATGCCATTTATGTGGTTAGAGGATTTGACGGAGACTCTTTAGATAAGCTTCAGGTTAATCTTCGGAATAAAAAAGTTGTAGGTGTTGGAGATGATGGTGGAGTTGATGTAAAAGTTGTCAATATTCCAGTTGAAGGTCGAAAGACCAAGATGGAAATTGACAGTGAAAACATTTATCGTTTTGGATTCGGTTTTGATAGCTCACAAGTCGGTGATGGCAATGTGACGAACGTTGTCATCAAGTCACGATACACACGGCTAGACATGAAAGCCAATAAGACAGAGGTTCGGTTGAGAGCTTTCTTAAAGTGGTCGCTTGATTTAGTTATTGCGGACATCAACCGAAAAAACGGGACTTCCTTCACGAGCAATCAGGTTGAGTTTGTAATCACCCGTGAAATGATGGTGAATGAAAATGACCTTGCAACCAACGAGAAGACTAAAGCAGATACTAAAGTATCAAATGTTAATGCGATACTTGCGGCCGCTCCCGTTATCGGCGATGATGACACCTTGCAGCTTATCTGCGAAGAGTTTGAGTTAGATTGGGAAGAAGTGAAAGGAAAACTTTCTACTTCTGATTATAAAGATGTGACTCAAGGTACAGAACCGCCAGAGGAATAA
- a CDS encoding phage minor head protein, whose product MDEKKQALENFKKALKAGMPDSEKDLAKLSNELSNLYRKYLKDLKAQLKTWLELYDQMSFSDQLQVERLLNVANVINELVGEPGINIQQSIKGHILKQGTDAYNSVWYELEQSNNILLDFDVLDPHYLETIMEQPVAGKRLSKRLGDSVNQLAKASNNAISRGFMMGKNYADIARDISTETQASYKRAVRIARTESGRVSSISTQKGYKEATDKGIDLKKMWLATLDGRTREDHQHVDGQIREVDKMFQVGGYDALGPHQVGVPSEDINCRCTTRPIVHGIMPTVRRNNITGKVGKWQSYDEWVKIKNKN is encoded by the coding sequence ATGGATGAAAAAAAGCAAGCATTAGAAAACTTCAAAAAAGCGCTCAAAGCTGGAATGCCTGATTCTGAAAAAGATTTAGCAAAACTCAGTAATGAGCTGTCAAATCTTTACCGGAAATACCTTAAGGATTTAAAAGCACAACTCAAAACTTGGCTTGAGCTTTATGACCAGATGAGTTTTTCGGACCAATTACAAGTTGAGCGATTATTAAACGTCGCTAACGTCATCAATGAACTGGTTGGAGAGCCCGGGATAAATATTCAACAATCCATTAAAGGCCATATCTTAAAGCAAGGGACTGATGCATATAATAGCGTGTGGTATGAGCTGGAACAAAGCAATAATATTCTTCTTGACTTTGATGTTTTAGACCCTCATTATTTAGAAACAATTATGGAGCAACCGGTCGCAGGTAAGCGACTTTCAAAACGTTTGGGAGATAGCGTTAATCAGTTGGCCAAAGCTTCAAATAATGCCATTTCTCGTGGTTTTATGATGGGTAAAAACTATGCGGATATTGCCAGAGACATTTCAACCGAAACGCAAGCGAGTTATAAGCGAGCTGTTAGAATTGCCAGAACCGAAAGCGGACGAGTGAGCAGTATTTCTACTCAAAAAGGTTACAAAGAAGCCACAGATAAAGGAATTGACCTAAAGAAGATGTGGCTAGCGACTTTGGATGGCCGCACTCGTGAGGATCATCAGCACGTTGATGGACAGATTCGAGAAGTTGATAAGATGTTTCAAGTTGGCGGATATGATGCATTAGGCCCACATCAAGTGGGTGTACCAAGTGAAGATATTAACTGCCGATGTACCACTCGCCCTATTGTCCACGGTATTATGCCAACGGTTCGGAGAAATAATATCACTGGGAAAGTCGGAAAATGGCAGAGTTATGATGAATGGGTGAAAATAAAAAATAAAAACTAG
- the murD gene encoding UDP-N-acetylmuramoyl-L-alanine--D-glutamate ligase: MKKITTFEDKKILVLGLARSGMAAALVLHELGAIVTVNDGKPFEENKEAQILLEEGVKVITGSHPLDLLDEDFALMVKNPGIRYDNPMVERAEALKIPIITEVELAYLISEAPIIGITGTNGKTTTTTLIADILNAAGQSAKLSGNIGFPASEVAEKATASDTLVMELSSFQLMGIDRFRPKIALITNLFSAHLDYHGSQEAYEAAKWRIQENMLADDFLILNFNQEKCRALADKTKAQVVPFSSTQKVDGAYVQEGKIYFKEELIMEVSELSLPGEHNLENALAAIVAAKLQGADKAAIVSVLSNFAGVKHRLQYLGEIDGRKVYNDSKATNILATQKALSGFDNRKLWLLAGGLDRGNGFESLEADLADLKGMVAFGQTAPKLRATAEKLNIPVFDSENVATALVEVLPQTVAGDTILLSPACASWDQYKTFEERGDLFIETFEKLKK; the protein is encoded by the coding sequence ATGAAAAAAATAACGACATTTGAAGATAAAAAAATCTTGGTTCTTGGTTTGGCGCGCTCAGGGATGGCTGCTGCTTTAGTTTTACATGAACTTGGGGCGATTGTTACTGTTAATGATGGTAAACCTTTTGAGGAAAACAAAGAAGCGCAGATTCTTTTGGAAGAGGGTGTTAAGGTGATTACGGGAAGTCATCCGCTTGATTTGCTGGATGAAGATTTTGCTTTGATGGTAAAAAATCCTGGGATTCGTTATGATAATCCAATGGTTGAGCGTGCTGAGGCGCTGAAGATTCCGATTATTACAGAGGTGGAGTTGGCTTACTTGATTAGTGAAGCTCCGATTATCGGAATTACAGGAACAAATGGTAAAACAACGACAACAACGTTGATTGCGGATATTTTAAATGCGGCGGGTCAGTCAGCGAAATTGTCCGGAAATATTGGTTTTCCAGCATCAGAAGTCGCTGAAAAAGCCACGGCTTCAGATACTTTGGTCATGGAATTATCTAGTTTTCAATTGATGGGAATTGATCGTTTCCGTCCTAAAATTGCTTTGATCACGAATTTGTTTTCGGCGCATTTGGATTATCATGGCTCGCAAGAAGCATATGAAGCGGCAAAATGGCGGATCCAAGAAAATATGTTGGCGGATGATTTCTTGATTTTGAATTTTAATCAGGAAAAATGTCGGGCTTTGGCTGATAAAACGAAAGCTCAAGTGGTGCCTTTCTCATCAACTCAAAAAGTCGATGGCGCCTATGTTCAAGAGGGTAAAATTTACTTCAAAGAGGAACTGATTATGGAAGTGAGTGAGCTTTCATTGCCAGGGGAACATAATTTGGAAAATGCTTTGGCAGCAATTGTAGCGGCCAAATTACAAGGTGCTGATAAAGCAGCGATTGTCTCTGTTTTGAGCAATTTTGCTGGAGTTAAACATCGTTTGCAATATTTGGGTGAAATCGACGGGCGCAAGGTCTACAATGACAGTAAAGCGACCAATATTTTGGCGACCCAAAAAGCTTTGTCAGGTTTTGATAACCGCAAACTTTGGCTGCTTGCTGGCGGACTTGACCGTGGAAATGGTTTTGAAAGTTTGGAAGCTGATTTGGCAGATCTTAAAGGTATGGTGGCCTTTGGTCAAACGGCTCCAAAGCTACGAGCAACGGCTGAAAAATTAAACATTCCAGTCTTTGATAGTGAAAATGTGGCAACGGCTTTGGTTGAAGTTTTGCCGCAAACAGTGGCTGGGGACACGATTTTGCTAAGTCCAGCTTGTGCGAGCTGGGATCAGTACAAAACTTTTGAAGAACGTGGTGATTTGTTCATCGAAACTTTTGAAAAGTTGAAAAAATAA
- a CDS encoding cell division protein FtsQ/DivIB codes for MSEKDNNLTPWQQKNLEYQRKKAAEAKKLEKEQKKEQSKKSYFSSPFLKNSSKSTETGAEAENPELPAAQEEQQASDFVAQEATGASQANEQILAQLDQMAQQVEQEREKRPSIFAGSGPILRKMWIALAVTVVVFLGSIYAVSPLSKIGDFKVSGNQSETIEQVATASKLKTGDSIFKIMKQKHQIEQNINQSFPKVAKSTLSYKFPNHFLVTIKEWGNAAYVKRNNQNYLVLENGYIYKTPQDPAKLEKLPILQDFSDDEVKAFVKAFEKLKPELRAMMTTVTKTPTEATKDFIAIDMSDGNQIRVPLSQMAVKVPYYPSVAKQVTAPQVIDMEAGIYTKPKAAYDAYLSDLSSSKAAASSAANEKKAATNSADTPQSTTESSSTN; via the coding sequence ATGAGTGAAAAAGATAATAATTTAACCCCTTGGCAGCAAAAAAATCTGGAATACCAGCGAAAAAAAGCTGCTGAAGCGAAGAAATTAGAAAAAGAACAGAAGAAAGAACAGTCAAAAAAGTCCTATTTTTCTTCACCATTTCTAAAAAATTCGTCAAAATCCACAGAAACAGGAGCTGAAGCAGAAAATCCTGAACTGCCAGCTGCCCAAGAAGAGCAACAAGCGTCTGATTTTGTGGCGCAAGAAGCAACAGGAGCTTCACAAGCTAATGAGCAGATTCTTGCTCAGCTGGATCAGATGGCCCAACAAGTTGAGCAGGAGCGTGAAAAACGTCCGTCTATTTTTGCGGGTTCGGGGCCGATTCTTCGAAAAATGTGGATTGCTTTGGCTGTAACAGTCGTGGTGTTTCTAGGGTCGATTTATGCCGTTTCACCTTTGAGCAAAATCGGAGATTTTAAAGTCTCGGGAAATCAAAGTGAGACAATTGAGCAGGTCGCGACGGCTTCTAAGCTTAAAACTGGAGATAGTATTTTCAAAATCATGAAGCAAAAGCATCAGATTGAGCAAAATATTAACCAAAGTTTTCCTAAAGTCGCCAAATCTACGCTAAGTTATAAGTTTCCTAATCATTTTCTGGTGACAATCAAGGAATGGGGGAACGCGGCTTATGTTAAGCGTAACAACCAAAATTATCTGGTTTTAGAGAATGGCTATATTTATAAAACGCCGCAAGATCCGGCTAAATTAGAAAAATTGCCGATTTTGCAGGATTTTTCTGATGACGAAGTGAAAGCCTTTGTCAAAGCCTTCGAGAAACTCAAGCCAGAATTGCGTGCTATGATGACGACTGTGACGAAAACGCCAACGGAGGCAACGAAAGATTTTATTGCAATCGACATGAGTGATGGCAATCAGATTCGCGTTCCTTTGAGTCAAATGGCTGTGAAGGTGCCTTATTATCCAAGTGTGGCTAAGCAAGTAACAGCGCCTCAAGTGATTGATATGGAGGCGGGGATTTATACGAAACCAAAAGCAGCGTATGATGCCTATTTGAGCGATTTATCTTCTTCAAAAGCTGCGGCAAGTTCGGCAGCAAATGAAAAGAAGGCGGCGACTAACTCAGCGGACACGCCTCAAAGTACGACCGAAAGTTCGTCTACAAATTAA